Proteins encoded in a region of the Armatimonadota bacterium genome:
- the rpsG gene encoding 30S ribosomal protein S7, protein MPRKGPAPRREIPPDPVYNDVLVQRFINRLMMCGKKSVAEKIFYKAMEIVGERTKRNPLEVFHQALKNVMPILEVRPRRVGGATYQVPMEVRPERRVSLGIRWLVTSARKRGGRTMIEKLAAEIMDAANNQGAAVKKREDTHRMAEANKAFAHYRW, encoded by the coding sequence ATGCCCAGAAAAGGACCGGCTCCGCGCCGTGAGATACCGCCAGACCCGGTGTATAATGATGTATTGGTTCAGCGGTTTATCAATCGCCTGATGATGTGCGGCAAAAAGAGTGTCGCCGAGAAGATTTTCTACAAGGCGATGGAGATAGTCGGGGAGCGTACCAAGCGCAACCCACTGGAAGTGTTCCATCAGGCGCTGAAGAACGTGATGCCTATCCTGGAGGTGCGCCCGCGGCGCGTGGGAGGCGCAACCTATCAGGTGCCAATGGAAGTGCGCCCGGAGCGCCGAGTCTCTCTGGGCATCCGCTGGCTGGTCACTTCCGCACGCAAGCGCGGTGGACGCACCATGATAGAGAAACTGGCTGCGGAAATCATGGACGCTGCGAACAACCAAGGCGCAGCGGTCAAGAAACGTGAGGATACGCACCGTATGGCGGAAGCCAACAAGGCGTTCGCGCACTATCGCTGGTAA
- the fusA gene encoding elongation factor G, with amino-acid sequence MAREYTLEQTRNIGIAAHIDAGKTTTTERILYYTGRIHRIGEVDDGAATMDWMEQEQERGITITSAATTCFWRGHRINIIDTPGHVDFTVEVERSLRVLDGVVAIFCAVGGVQPQSETVWRQANRYHVPRIAYVNKMDRLGADFYRVVQRMKERLGANAVPIQLPIGAESDFRGIIDLVRMKAIFYKDDLGKEYEEVEIPAEMHEMASHWREVLIEAVADVDDTLMEKYLEGEPITPEEIKRALRRGTLQSKIVPVTCGSSFKNKGVQPLLDAIIDYLPSPIDIGAVKGTNPRTGAPEARYPSDDEPFTALAFKIMSDPFVGKLTYFRVYSGTLSKGSTVYNATKGKKERIGRIVRMHANHREDVEVVYAGEIAAAVGLNETTTGDTLCDEKAPIILESMQFPDPVISVAIEPKTKADQDKLGIALSRLAVEDPTFRISTDPETGQTIISGMGELHLEIIVDRLMREFKVEANIGRPQVAYREAIRQPARGEGRYVRQTGGRGQYGHCILEIEPLPPGQGFEFVNKIVGGVIPKEFIPAIEGGVREAMDTGVIAGYPVVDVRVAVVDGSYHEVDSSEMAFKIAGSMAFRAAMQKANPTIKEPIMAVEIVTPEQFLGDVIGDLNSRRGRIEGIEPGPGSTQTIRAHVPLAEMFGYATTLRSLTQGRATYVMQPSHYEEVPANIAQELIARAQGKQLVNL; translated from the coding sequence ATGGCACGTGAATACACGCTAGAACAAACACGAAATATAGGTATCGCCGCGCATATCGACGCGGGGAAGACCACTACCACCGAGCGCATCCTGTACTATACAGGACGCATCCATCGCATCGGTGAGGTGGACGATGGCGCTGCGACCATGGACTGGATGGAGCAGGAGCAGGAGCGCGGAATTACCATTACCTCCGCAGCCACCACCTGCTTCTGGAGGGGGCATCGCATTAACATTATCGATACCCCTGGTCACGTGGACTTTACCGTAGAGGTGGAGCGGTCGCTGCGCGTTCTGGATGGTGTGGTGGCTATCTTCTGCGCGGTGGGTGGCGTTCAGCCCCAGTCGGAAACGGTGTGGCGGCAGGCAAACCGCTACCACGTACCCCGCATCGCCTACGTGAACAAAATGGACCGCCTCGGCGCCGATTTCTACCGCGTGGTGCAACGCATGAAAGAACGGCTCGGTGCCAACGCAGTGCCCATCCAGCTCCCCATCGGCGCGGAGAGCGACTTCCGCGGCATCATTGACCTCGTACGCATGAAAGCGATATTCTACAAAGATGACCTTGGCAAGGAATACGAGGAAGTGGAAATCCCCGCCGAGATGCATGAGATGGCGTCGCACTGGCGCGAGGTGCTGATTGAAGCCGTCGCCGACGTGGACGACACGCTGATGGAGAAGTACCTGGAAGGCGAGCCGATTACCCCGGAGGAGATTAAGCGCGCGTTGCGTCGTGGCACATTACAGAGTAAGATCGTGCCTGTGACGTGCGGTTCCTCCTTTAAGAATAAGGGCGTACAGCCTCTGCTGGACGCCATTATCGATTACCTTCCCTCGCCGATAGATATCGGCGCAGTCAAAGGCACGAACCCCCGTACTGGCGCACCCGAAGCCCGCTATCCTTCCGATGACGAACCCTTTACCGCCCTCGCCTTTAAGATTATGTCCGACCCGTTCGTTGGCAAGCTCACTTACTTCCGCGTCTACTCGGGCACACTCTCCAAAGGCTCCACCGTGTATAACGCTACCAAAGGCAAGAAAGAGCGCATCGGGCGCATCGTGCGGATGCACGCCAACCACCGCGAGGACGTGGAAGTGGTGTACGCCGGAGAGATTGCCGCGGCAGTGGGCTTGAACGAAACCACGACGGGAGACACCCTTTGCGACGAGAAGGCGCCCATTATTCTGGAGTCGATGCAGTTTCCCGACCCCGTCATCTCGGTGGCTATCGAACCCAAAACCAAAGCCGACCAGGACAAACTGGGCATCGCCCTCAGCCGACTGGCTGTGGAAGACCCTACTTTCCGCATTAGCACCGACCCGGAGACGGGGCAAACCATCATCTCGGGTATGGGCGAACTGCATCTGGAGATTATCGTCGACCGGCTGATGCGCGAGTTCAAGGTAGAAGCGAACATCGGGCGCCCGCAGGTGGCATACCGCGAAGCCATTCGCCAGCCGGCGCGCGGCGAAGGACGCTATGTGCGCCAAACCGGTGGGCGCGGTCAATACGGACACTGTATTCTGGAGATAGAACCACTGCCTCCTGGGCAGGGCTTCGAGTTCGTTAACAAGATTGTGGGCGGCGTGATACCCAAGGAGTTCATCCCCGCTATCGAGGGCGGCGTGCGTGAGGCAATGGACACGGGAGTCATCGCCGGATATCCGGTGGTGGACGTGCGCGTTGCCGTGGTGGACGGCTCGTACCACGAGGTAGACTCGTCGGAAATGGCGTTCAAGATTGCTGGTTCCATGGCGTTTAGGGCGGCAATGCAGAAAGCGAACCCCACTATTAAGGAACCCATCATGGCGGTGGAAATCGTCACGCCGGAGCAGTTCCTGGGCGACGTTATTGGCGACCTGAACTCGCGGCGCGGACGTATCGAGGGTATCGAACCGGGTCCCGGCAGCACGCAGACCATACGGGCGCACGTGCCTCTGGCGGAGATGTTCGGCTATGCAACCACTCTGCGTTCCTTGACGCAGGGACGGGCAACATACGTGATGCAACCATCGCACTACGAAGAGGTGCCGGCAAACATCGCGCAGGAGCTGATTGCGCGGGCACAAGGCAAGCAACTGGTCAATCTGTAA
- the tuf1 gene encoding elongation factor Tu, with translation MGKQRFERTKPHVNIGTIGHVDHGKTTLTAAITRVLAKEGLAEYQPYERIDSAPEERERGVTINIYHAEYQTPNRHYAHVDCPGHADYIKNMITGAAQMDGAILVVSAADGPMPQTREHILLARQVGVPYIVVFLNKEDMVDDPELLELVELEVRELLSKYGFPGDEVPVISGSALKVIEAADVDRNDPWVQKIWQLIEAIDTYIPTPQRDIDKPFLMPIEDVFTITGRGTVVTGRVERGVLRVGEQVEIVGLHPETRTTVATSLEMFRKTLDQIQAGDNAGVLLRGIDRKEVERGMVLAKPGSITPHTKFAAEIYVLTKEEGGRHTPFFSGYRPQFYFRTTDVTGTMKLPEGVEMVMPGDNVRIEVELIAPIAMEEGLRFAVREGGHTVGAGVVTKIIE, from the coding sequence ATGGGCAAGCAGCGATTTGAGCGCACCAAGCCGCATGTGAACATCGGCACGATTGGTCACGTGGATCACGGCAAGACCACGTTGACCGCTGCCATCACGCGCGTTTTGGCGAAGGAGGGGCTGGCGGAATACCAGCCGTATGAACGCATCGACTCCGCCCCTGAGGAGCGGGAGCGAGGGGTTACCATCAACATCTACCATGCGGAGTATCAGACGCCCAATCGCCACTATGCGCACGTGGACTGTCCGGGTCACGCGGACTACATCAAGAACATGATTACGGGCGCGGCGCAGATGGACGGGGCGATTTTGGTGGTATCGGCGGCGGATGGCCCGATGCCTCAGACTCGGGAGCACATCTTGCTGGCTCGTCAGGTAGGGGTGCCGTATATTGTGGTCTTTCTGAACAAGGAGGACATGGTAGACGACCCCGAACTGCTGGAGTTAGTGGAGTTAGAGGTTCGGGAGTTGCTGAGCAAGTATGGCTTTCCTGGGGACGAGGTTCCGGTGATTAGCGGCAGTGCGTTGAAGGTGATAGAGGCTGCGGATGTAGACCGCAACGACCCGTGGGTTCAGAAGATATGGCAGTTGATAGAGGCGATAGACACGTATATTCCGACCCCTCAGCGCGACATTGACAAGCCGTTTTTGATGCCGATAGAGGACGTGTTCACGATAACGGGTCGTGGCACGGTGGTGACGGGTCGCGTGGAGCGTGGTGTGTTGCGGGTAGGGGAGCAGGTAGAGATAGTGGGTTTGCACCCGGAGACCCGCACGACGGTAGCGACGTCGTTGGAGATGTTCCGCAAGACGCTGGATCAGATACAGGCAGGGGACAACGCTGGGGTGTTGCTGCGTGGGATAGACCGCAAGGAGGTGGAGCGTGGGATGGTGCTGGCGAAGCCTGGTAGCATCACACCCCACACGAAGTTTGCGGCGGAGATATACGTATTGACGAAGGAGGAGGGCGGTCGCCACACGCCGTTTTTCAGCGGGTATCGTCCCCAGTTTTACTTCCGCACGACGGACGTGACAGGCACGATGAAGTTGCCGGAGGGTGTGGAGATGGTGATGCCTGGCGACAACGTGCGGATAGAGGTAGAGTTGATTGCGCCGATAGCGATGGAGGAGGGCTTGCGCTTTGCGGTGCGCGAAGGTGGTCACACGGTGGGCGCAGGCGTGGTCACCAAGATTATCGAGTAA
- the rpsJ gene encoding 30S ribosomal protein S10, with protein sequence MARRDFQNKVRIRLRAYDHRVLDQSVQKIVDTARRTGARISGPVLLPTERNRFCVIRGPHIDKESMEHFELCTHKRLIDILDAGPKTIDALMRLDLPSGVDIEIK encoded by the coding sequence ATGGCGCGTCGGGACTTTCAAAATAAGGTGCGAATCCGCTTGCGCGCGTATGACCATCGAGTGCTGGACCAGTCGGTGCAGAAGATAGTGGACACGGCGCGTCGCACGGGCGCACGCATTTCAGGACCTGTGTTGCTGCCCACAGAGCGCAACCGGTTTTGCGTCATCCGCGGACCGCATATCGATAAGGAGTCGATGGAGCACTTCGAACTGTGCACGCACAAGCGGCTCATCGATATTCTGGACGCCGGGCCCAAAACCATCGACGCGCTCATGCGACTGGACCTTCCCAGCGGCGTAGACATCGAAATCAAGTAG
- the rplC gene encoding 50S ribosomal protein L3, producing MAVQAILGRKIGMTQIFDETGQAIPVSVIEAGPCVVTQVKTPEKDGYVAVQVGFGAISPKRVNKPMKGHFKKANVPPMRYLREVPVDDIGALSVGTTIHVADVFKPGDKVKVTGTSKGRGFQGVVKRHHFHGGPQSHGSMIHRKPQSSGATDAARTFKGVKKPGHMGAERVTQKGLTVVRVDAERNLLLVRGAVPGANGGLLIIARDERG from the coding sequence ATGGCGGTACAGGCGATTTTAGGCAGAAAAATCGGCATGACCCAGATCTTCGATGAGACTGGACAAGCCATCCCGGTCTCGGTGATAGAAGCGGGTCCCTGCGTGGTAACGCAGGTTAAGACCCCGGAGAAGGATGGGTATGTCGCCGTACAGGTGGGCTTCGGGGCGATTTCCCCGAAGCGCGTCAACAAGCCCATGAAGGGGCACTTTAAGAAGGCGAATGTGCCACCCATGCGCTATCTGCGCGAGGTGCCGGTAGATGATATCGGTGCCTTGTCGGTAGGCACAACGATTCACGTCGCCGATGTGTTCAAGCCTGGTGACAAGGTGAAGGTAACCGGCACATCCAAGGGGCGAGGCTTTCAGGGGGTGGTGAAGCGACACCACTTTCACGGTGGTCCACAGTCGCACGGCTCGATGATACACCGCAAGCCTCAGTCCAGTGGTGCCACCGATGCCGCTCGCACCTTTAAGGGTGTCAAGAAGCCGGGGCACATGGGAGCAGAGCGTGTCACCCAGAAAGGGCTTACTGTGGTACGCGTAGACGCAGAACGCAACCTGCTGCTGGTGCGCGGAGCTGTTCCCGGTGCGAACGGCGGACTGCTGATTATCGCCAGGGACGAGAGGGGGTAA
- the rplD gene encoding 50S ribosomal protein L4, whose translation MPKVSVYDRTGQPVREIELSDEVFAAEVRPDLMHAAVVAEQANARQGTADTKTRGEVRGGGRKPWRQKGTGRARQGSIRAPHWRHGGVVFGPHPRDYSQRLPKKMRRAAMRSALTAKLEESAIITVESIHFDEIKTRHAVQFLKELHVEDPNRVLILLPEHDEVVWKSFRNLPGVEVRISPAVSVRDMLIARRVITTPEALQKLQEVCAR comes from the coding sequence ATGCCAAAGGTGAGCGTGTACGATAGAACGGGGCAGCCCGTGCGAGAGATAGAGCTGTCCGACGAGGTGTTTGCCGCTGAGGTGCGACCGGACCTGATGCATGCGGCAGTGGTCGCTGAACAGGCAAACGCCCGACAGGGAACAGCGGACACCAAAACGCGCGGGGAGGTGCGAGGTGGCGGTCGCAAGCCCTGGCGCCAGAAGGGCACCGGACGCGCGAGGCAGGGGTCTATTCGCGCCCCGCACTGGCGACACGGTGGCGTGGTGTTCGGTCCGCATCCGCGCGACTATAGCCAGCGTTTACCCAAAAAGATGCGCCGTGCAGCCATGCGCAGTGCCCTCACTGCCAAGCTGGAAGAGAGCGCCATTATCACAGTAGAGAGCATCCACTTTGACGAGATCAAGACGCGCCATGCCGTACAGTTCCTGAAGGAACTACACGTCGAGGATCCGAACCGCGTGCTGATATTGCTACCCGAGCACGACGAGGTGGTGTGGAAAAGCTTCCGTAACCTGCCTGGCGTGGAGGTACGCATCTCGCCGGCGGTGTCGGTGCGGGATATGTTGATAGCGCGCCGGGTGATTACCACCCCGGAGGCGCTGCAGAAGCTGCAGGAGGTATGCGCCAGATGA
- the rplW gene encoding 50S ribosomal protein L23, protein MRSPYEIILHPVITERSTDNARMGRYTFAVAPDANKIDIKRAVEAIYRVNVLKVNVMNVRGKRRRIGRMPAGETAGWKKAIVTVQPGQRIEAFEVT, encoded by the coding sequence ATGAGATCGCCGTACGAGATTATTCTGCACCCCGTGATTACCGAGCGAAGCACCGACAACGCCCGCATGGGGCGATATACCTTCGCCGTGGCGCCGGACGCGAACAAGATAGACATCAAGCGGGCGGTGGAAGCCATTTACCGTGTGAACGTGCTGAAAGTGAACGTGATGAACGTACGCGGTAAACGCCGACGAATCGGGAGGATGCCCGCTGGCGAAACCGCCGGCTGGAAGAAGGCGATTGTGACGGTGCAACCGGGGCAGCGCATCGAGGCGTTCGAGGTGACGTAA
- the rplB gene encoding 50S ribosomal protein L2, producing the protein MPIRQLKPTSPGRRFMAVSTFEEITREEPEKSLLAPLKKSGGRNNQGRITVRFRGGGNKRRYRIIDFKRDKIGVPGKVVSIEYDPNRSARIALIQYADGEKRYILCPDGLKVGDQVLSGENADIKPGNALPLRAIPLGTVIHNIELVPGKGGQLVRSAGTAAQLVAKEGKYAQVRLPSGEVRMIHLECKATIGQVGHAEHENESLGKAGKSRYLGRRPHVRGSAMTPRDHPHGGGEGKAPIGRRGGPVTPWGKPTLGKKTRRRKRSDKFIVRRRK; encoded by the coding sequence ATGCCGATACGACAGTTAAAACCGACCTCTCCGGGGCGCCGCTTTATGGCGGTGTCTACCTTTGAGGAGATTACACGCGAAGAGCCCGAGAAGTCGTTGCTCGCGCCGCTGAAGAAAAGCGGTGGGCGCAATAATCAAGGACGTATAACCGTCCGCTTCCGCGGCGGTGGCAATAAGCGGCGCTATCGCATTATCGATTTCAAGCGCGACAAAATCGGCGTGCCGGGCAAGGTGGTCAGCATCGAGTACGACCCCAACCGGTCGGCGCGCATCGCTCTGATACAATACGCAGATGGTGAAAAGCGGTACATCCTCTGCCCGGACGGGTTGAAAGTGGGCGACCAAGTGCTTAGCGGCGAGAACGCCGACATCAAGCCGGGCAATGCCCTGCCGTTGCGAGCGATTCCGCTGGGCACGGTGATACACAATATCGAGCTGGTGCCGGGCAAGGGGGGGCAGCTGGTGCGCAGCGCAGGCACGGCAGCCCAGCTGGTTGCCAAAGAGGGGAAGTACGCGCAGGTGCGCCTGCCCTCCGGTGAGGTGCGCATGATACACCTCGAGTGCAAGGCGACCATCGGTCAGGTTGGGCACGCCGAGCACGAGAACGAATCACTGGGCAAAGCGGGTAAGAGCCGCTATCTGGGCAGACGCCCGCACGTGCGTGGCTCGGCGATGACGCCGCGCGACCACCCGCATGGTGGTGGCGAGGGCAAGGCGCCGATCGGTCGACGTGGTGGTCCGGTCACGCCGTGGGGCAAACCCACGCTGGGCAAGAAGACCCGCCGGCGCAAGCGGTCGGACAAGTTCATCGTACGGCGGCGCAAGTAA